The following nucleotide sequence is from Psychroserpens sp. Hel_I_66.
GTTGGAGAAAGCGAAAAGATGCCAGCAGCAATCATACAGCCAAACTTTGATTTTATTAGGGAATGGGCAAAACAAAAAGGAAAAAAGATAGGGGACTCAAATGCAGATATCGCTAATTCTGAGATAGTTATTGCCAGAATCCAGAAAGAGATCGATAAATATAATAAACACTTCGGAAAATGGGAACAAATCAAACGTTTTGAATTGACAGATGATGTTTGGTCCATTGAAGGTGGCCACCTCACTCCTACCATGAAAATGAAACGTGATATTATCAAAGGGATTTATCAAGATTTATATGATAAGATTTACAGAGAGTAAACCTATATTTCATTTTTCTTTGGAAATTTCATAATTCATAAAATTTCGATCAAAATAAAAATACTATGCATGCATAATTTTTTCTTAAATACTATGCATGCATAGTATTTTTTAGTATATTTGGATTCCTAATTTTAAATTTATGAAGGATAAGACCATTGATTACGTACTTAGAACCACATGGTTAGCAGTCAATAAAATGTACAACGAAGAAGCATCTCAATTTGGCACAACAATGGCTACGGGATTCGCACTGCTAAGTATTGATCCAGAAAATGGAACACCTTCAACATCTTTAGGCCCAAAAATGGGTATGGAAGCAACAAGCCTCTCAAGAACCTTAAAAACCATGGAAGAAAAAGGACTTATCATTCGTAAGCCAAACCCAGAAGATGGCAGAGGCGTTTTGATTTTCTTGACAGACTTTGGACGAGAAAAAAGAGCCTACTCTAAAGAAAAAGTATTGACCTTTAATGATACAATTAAAGCAAATGTTTCTTCGGAAGAACTTCAACACTTTTATAAAGTTTCCGAAGTCATTAATAATATGATTTCAAATAAACAGATATACAACCAAAAAGAACACATTCTAAAATAAGATGAGTAAACGTAGAATAAAAAAAATAGCCATTATTGGATCGGGAATTATGGGAAGCGGTATTGCTTGCCATTTCGCCAATATTGGTGTTGATGTTTTATTATTAGACATCATACCAAGAGAACTTAACGACAAAGAAAAAGCCAAAGGCCTAACTTTAGAAGATGAAGTGGTTAGAAATAGATTGGTAAATGATGCACTTGCTGCATCCATAAAATCTAAACCTGCACCACTCTACCGTGATTCTTTCGCAAATCGTATCACTACAGGAAATCTCGAAGATGATATCTCAAAAGTGAAGGATGTGGATTGGATCATGGAAGTCGTAGTTGAAAGATTAGACATTAAAAAACAAGTGTTTGAAAAGCTTGAAAAGCATAGAACACCAGGTACATTAATTACATCCAATACGTCTGGGATTCCTATAAAATTCATGAGTGAGGGACGTAGTGACGATTTCCAGAAACATTTCTGCGGAACGCACTTTTTTAATCCTGCACGATACTTAAAATTATTTGAAATCATTCCTGGTCCAAAAACAGACCAAGAGGTTTTGGATTTCTTAAATGAATATGGAGAGAAATTCTTAGGTAAAACCTCAGTAATTGCTAAAGACACACCTGCATTTATTGGAAACCGAATCGGTATTTTCAGTATCATGAGTTTATTTCATGCTGTTAAAGATTTGGATTTAACCATAGAAGAGGTCGATAAATTATCGGGTCCTGTTATTGGTCGTCCAAAATCGGCAACTTTTAGAACAGTTGACGTTGTTGGCTTAGATACTTTAGTTCACGTTGCAAACGGGATTAAAGAAAACTGCCCTAAAGATGAACGCAACGAATTGTTTGTCTTGCCAGACTTCATCAATACTATGATGGAAAATAAATGGTTGGGTAGCAAAACCGGACAAGGATTCTATAAAAAAGTTAGAAAAGACGATGGTTCTTCGGAAATTTTATCTCTAGACTTAAATTCTCTTGAATACAGAGAAGCAAAACGTGCAAAATTTGCAACCTTAGAATTAACCAAAACGGTTGATAAAGTTGTAGATCGATTCAAGATTTTAGTAAAAGGAAAAGATAAAGCTGGAGAGTTTTATAGAAAGAGCTTTTCTTCATTATTTGCATACGTTTCAAATCGTATTCCAGAAATCACAGATGATCTTTACAAGATTGATGATGCAATGAAAGCTGGTTTTGGTTGGGAACATGGACCTTTCCAGATTTGGGACGCTATTGGTGTAGAAAAAGGAATTGAAATGATGAAAGCCGAAGGTTTCGAACCTAATGAGTGGGTAAACCAAATGCTCGCTTCAGGGAGTTCATCTTTTTATACTGTGAAAGATGGCGCAACCTATGCGTATGACATTCCGAAGAAAAAACATGAAAAAATCCCAGGTCAAGATAGCTTTATCATATTGGATAATATTCGTAAAACTTCCGAAGTATTTAAAAATTCTGGAGTTGTTATTGAAGATTTAGGTGATGGTATCCTTAACGTTGAATTTCAATCTAAAATGAATACGATTGGAGGTGATGTCTTAGCAGGATTGAATAAAGGTATTGATTTAGCTGAAAAAGATTTCGCAGGATTGGTTGTTGGTAACCAAGCTGCTAACTTCTCGGTTGGAGCCAATATTGGTATGATCTTTATGATGGCTGCAGAGCAAGAATATGATGAGCTCAATGCAGCAATTAAATATTTTCAAGATACGATGATGCGTATGCGTTATTCCTCAATCCCAACAGTAGCAGCACCTCACGGTATGTCACTAGGTGGTGGATGTGAATTATCAATGCATGCAGATAAAGTAGTTGCAGCAGCAGAAACTTATATTGGACTCGTTGAGTTTGGTGTAGGTGTAATACCTGGCGGTGGAGGTTCTAAAGAAATGGCCTTAAGAGCATCTGATACATTCAAAAAAGGAGATGTGCAACTCAATACACTACAAGAATATTTCTTGACTATTGGGATGGCTAAAGTAGCAACTTCTGCATATGAAGCTTTCGATTTAGGGATTCTTCAAAAAGGAAAAGATATTGTCGTTGTCAATAAAGACATGCAAATCGCAGTTGCAAAACAACACGCCAAATTAATGGCAGATATGGGCTATACGCAACCAGTTCACAGAAAAGATGTTCTAGTTTTAGGTAAACAAGCCTTAGGGATGTTTCTAGTAGGAACTGATTCTATGGAAGATAGCAACTACATTTCTGAGCATGACATGAAGATTGCCAACAAATTAGCCTACGTAATGGCTGGTGGAGATTTATCTGAACCAACCAAAGTAAGTGAGCAATACTTATTGGATCTAGAACGTGAAGCATTCTTGAGTTTATGTACAGAACGTAAAACTTTAGAAAGAATCCAGCACATGTTAACCAAAGGAAAACCTTTAAGAAACTAAGAAAGATGAAACAAGCATATATAGTAAAAGCATATAGAACCGCAGTTGGTAAAGCACCAAAAGGCGTGTTCCGTTTTAAAAGAACAGATGAATTAGCTGCTGAAACCATTCAGCACATGATGAAAGAACTTCCAGATTTTGATAAAAAACGTATTGACGATGTTATCGTTGGTAATGCAATGCCCGAAGGTTCCCAAGGATTAAACATGGCACGATTTATTTCACTTATTGGATTGAATAGTGTAGATGTTCCTGGTGTAACAGTAAATCGTTTTTGTGCATCAGGTATTGAAACCATTGGTATTGCAGCTGCAAAAATTCAAGCGGGAATGGCAGATTGTATTATTGCTGGTGGAGCAGAAAGCATGAGTAGTGTTCCAATGACAGGTTTTAAACCAGAATTAAATTACGATACCGTAAAATCTGGTCACGAAGATTATTATTGGGGAATGGGAAATACTGCGGAAGCGGTTGCAAAACAATTCAATGTATCTCGTGAAGATCAAGACGAGTTCGCTTACAACTCTCACATGAAAGCTTTAAAAGCGCAAGCTGAGAATCGTTTTCAAGATCAAATTGTACCAATTACAGTAGATGAGACGTATGTGGATTCTAAGGGAAAGAAAGCAACAAAATCTTACACAGTAACTAAAGATGAAGGTCCTCGTGCAGGAACAAGTCTAGAGGTTTTAGGAAAATTGAGACCTGTTTTTGCTGCTGGCGGAAGCGTTACAGCTGGTAACTCATCACAAATGAGTGATGGAGCAGCATTTGTAATGATTATGAGCGAAGAGATGGTAAAAGAATTAAATCTAAAACCAATTGCTCGTTTAGTGAATTATGCTGCAGCAGGTGTTGAGCCAAGAATTATGGGTATTGGTCCTGTAAAGGCAATTCCGAAGGCATTAAAACAAGCAGGTTTAAAGCAATCAGATTTAGAATTAATTGAATTGAACGAGGCTTTTGCTTCACAATCACTGGCTGTAATTAGAGAATTGGATCTAAATCCCGATATCATTAATGTAAATGGTGGAGCGATTGCATTAGGGCATCCATTGGGCTGTACTGGTTCAAAATTATCTGTACAGTTATTTGATGAAATGCGCAAGCGTGACATGAAAGGTAAATATGGAGCTGTTACCATGTGTGTTGGTACTGGCCAAGGTGCATGTGGAATATTTGAATTTTTAAACTAATAAAAGAACTTAATACAAAATTATAAAATGGCAGAGTTAGAAAAAGATATCCTACGCGGAGGTCAATTCTTAGTGAAAGAAACAAATTGCGAGGATGTATTTACTCCTGAAGATTTTTCAGAAGAGCAACAGATGATGAAAGCATCTGTAATGGAATTCAACGAAAGAGAAATCATCGCACACAAACCAAGATTTGAAGCTCGAGATTTTGCATTAACCGAAGAGGTAATGCGTAAGGCTGGTGAAATGGGATTTTTGGGTGTTGCAGTACCAGAGGATTATGAAGGTTTGGGAATGGGTTTTGTTTCTACTTGCTTAACATGTGATTACATTTCTTCAGGCACAGGTTCTTTCAGTACCGCTTTTGGTGCACATACAGGAATTGGCACCATGCCTATTACACTTTACGGTACAGAAGAGCAAAAGCAAAAATACGTCCCTAAATTAGCAACTGGAGAATGGTTTGGAGCATATTGCTTAACAGAACCTGGAGCAGGATCTGATGCGAACTCAGGAAAAACAGTTGCAGAAATTTCTGCAGATGGAAAGTCTTACAAAATCAACGGACAAAAAATGTGGATCTCAAACGCAGGTTTTTGTAGTTTGATGATTGTTTTTGCTCGTATTGAAAATGATAAAAATATTACTGGTTTCATTGTTGAATATGACAAAGAAAATCCAAACGGGATTACAATGGGAGAAGAAGAGCACAAATTAGGTATTCGTGCTTCTTCAACACGTCAAGTATTTTTTAACGATACTGTTGTTCCTGTTGAAAATATGTTAGCTGGTCGTGGTGAAGGATTTAAAATTGCGATGAACGCCTTAAATGTTGGACGTATTAAATTAGCTGCAGCTTGCTTAGATTCTCAACGTAGAATACTAACGACTGCTGTAACTTATGCCAACGAGCGTAAACAGTTTAAAACACCTATTGCAGATTTTGGTGCTATCAAAACCAAGTTGGCCGAAATGGCTGCAAGCGCATATGCTGGTGAATCTGCAACTTACAGAGCTGCTAAAAATATTGAAGATCGTATTGCATTACGTCAAGAATCGGGTAATTCTCATCAAGAAGCAGAACTTAAAGGTGTAGAGGAATATGCGATTGAATGTTCTATTCTGAAAGTAGCTGTTTCTGAAGATGTACAAAATTGTGCAGATGAAGGCATCCAAATTTTTGGTGGTATGGGATTCTCAGAAGAAACTCCAATGGAAGCTGCTTGGAGAGATGCTCGTATTGCCAGAATCTATGAAGGCACTAACGAAATCAATAGAATGTTGGCTGTTGGGATGTTGGTTAAGAAAGCAATGAAAGGCCATGTTGATTTATTAGGTCCTGCGCAAGCGGTACAGGATGAGTTAATGGGAATACCTTCTTTTGATACGCCAGATTATTCTGAGTTGTTTTCCGAAGAAAAAGAAATGATCAAGAAATTGAAAAAGACGTTCTTAATGGTAGCTGGAGGTGCGGTTCAAAAATATGGACAAAATCTTGAAGACCACCAACAATTGTTGATTGCTGCTGCAGACATCTTGATTGAAATCTACATGGCAGAATCTGCAATTTTAAGAACTGAAAAAAATGTGAAGCGTACCAGCGAGAAAGAGCAATCTGCTCAAATAGCTATGGCTAAATTATACCTATACCACGCTGTAGACATCGTTGAAGAAAAAGGAAAGGAAAGTATAATTTCTTTTGCTGAAGGTGATGAGCAACGAATGATGCTAATGGGACTTAAACGTTTTACAAAATATGCTAACTATCCAGATATCGTAGATTTACGAATTGAGATTGCTGAGAAAGTGAAGGAAGAAGGTAAATATTGTTTTTAAAACATATAAAACCTAAAATAAAAAACAGGCAACTCAAAAATTGAATTGCCTGTTTTTTTATGTTTAAAATATTTTACTGCTTTTCGAATATCATTTGACCTTCGTGAAGACCATCACAATCTGTACCAGTAAAGTTCACAACTAGTGCATTATCAGATTCTCTAATAAAACCATCACCAGTGAATGTACCTGAACAATCAGTTATGATATCTTCTAAAAGAAATGAGGTGATCGTATTACCAGTTATAGACATTGTAATTGTACCATCATCATCGCCTTCGCTACAGCAACCTTCAAAACTATCAATAGCATACCAGCTACCTGTTAATATATTAGTATCAACAATCTCTAGACTAGCCGAAAATGCATAATCCGTAAAAGACGTAGTTGGTGTTACAGAATTCCATGTACCTACATAATCACCTTCTAATTCTGTTGAAATGGGTTGTACTTGATTATTATCATCATCACTGTTACATGATAGTAACGACAAAAATAATATTGAAACTAAACAAAGCGTAATACTTTTTAAATTTAAACTTTTCATATTTGTGGGATTTGCTATTATAGAGCCACAAAGGTAGTTTAATTTCAAGTCCATTATTAACAGAATAGGAGATATCTTTAACTCTATATATACGATTATAAAAAAAATTAATTTCTTATCTCTAACAAAGCGTCATAAATGGATTTTGCGATTTCAATTTGTTTAGTTTCATCTGTAAGTATGGCTCTATCCTCTTCATTAGTTAAGAAGCCTAATTCTAATATAATTCCGGGGACTGTAGGCGTGTTTTTCAGCAGAAAGAGATTAGCAGTTTTCACCCCTCTACTCTTAAAATGATTCAATTGATGTTCAATTAAAATTTCAGAAAAAAGCAGACTGGATTCCTCATTTTGGTCATTTACATCATAATAAGCTTCAATACCATTTGCCAATTTATCACTGCTTTCATTGCAATGTAAACCCAAAAATTAATATGCAAATCAATCATAAAATTTCTATCTTTCAAGAAACTAATAATTATGCGTTATTATCTCACACTTTTCTGTTTTTTACCATTTTCACTATTAGCCCAAACCAATACAGAAATTTTCTTGTATGATGTAGAAA
It contains:
- a CDS encoding MarR family winged helix-turn-helix transcriptional regulator produces the protein MKDKTIDYVLRTTWLAVNKMYNEEASQFGTTMATGFALLSIDPENGTPSTSLGPKMGMEATSLSRTLKTMEEKGLIIRKPNPEDGRGVLIFLTDFGREKRAYSKEKVLTFNDTIKANVSSEELQHFYKVSEVINNMISNKQIYNQKEHILK
- a CDS encoding N-acetylmuramoyl-L-alanine amidase; amino-acid sequence: MGLHCNESSDKLANGIEAYYDVNDQNEESSLLFSEILIEHQLNHFKSRGVKTANLFLLKNTPTVPGIILELGFLTNEEDRAILTDETKQIEIAKSIYDALLEIRN
- a CDS encoding acyl-CoA dehydrogenase family protein, giving the protein MAELEKDILRGGQFLVKETNCEDVFTPEDFSEEQQMMKASVMEFNEREIIAHKPRFEARDFALTEEVMRKAGEMGFLGVAVPEDYEGLGMGFVSTCLTCDYISSGTGSFSTAFGAHTGIGTMPITLYGTEEQKQKYVPKLATGEWFGAYCLTEPGAGSDANSGKTVAEISADGKSYKINGQKMWISNAGFCSLMIVFARIENDKNITGFIVEYDKENPNGITMGEEEHKLGIRASSTRQVFFNDTVVPVENMLAGRGEGFKIAMNALNVGRIKLAAACLDSQRRILTTAVTYANERKQFKTPIADFGAIKTKLAEMAASAYAGESATYRAAKNIEDRIALRQESGNSHQEAELKGVEEYAIECSILKVAVSEDVQNCADEGIQIFGGMGFSEETPMEAAWRDARIARIYEGTNEINRMLAVGMLVKKAMKGHVDLLGPAQAVQDELMGIPSFDTPDYSELFSEEKEMIKKLKKTFLMVAGGAVQKYGQNLEDHQQLLIAAADILIEIYMAESAILRTEKNVKRTSEKEQSAQIAMAKLYLYHAVDIVEEKGKESIISFAEGDEQRMMLMGLKRFTKYANYPDIVDLRIEIAEKVKEEGKYCF
- a CDS encoding acetyl-CoA C-acyltransferase — protein: MKQAYIVKAYRTAVGKAPKGVFRFKRTDELAAETIQHMMKELPDFDKKRIDDVIVGNAMPEGSQGLNMARFISLIGLNSVDVPGVTVNRFCASGIETIGIAAAKIQAGMADCIIAGGAESMSSVPMTGFKPELNYDTVKSGHEDYYWGMGNTAEAVAKQFNVSREDQDEFAYNSHMKALKAQAENRFQDQIVPITVDETYVDSKGKKATKSYTVTKDEGPRAGTSLEVLGKLRPVFAAGGSVTAGNSSQMSDGAAFVMIMSEEMVKELNLKPIARLVNYAAAGVEPRIMGIGPVKAIPKALKQAGLKQSDLELIELNEAFASQSLAVIRELDLNPDIINVNGGAIALGHPLGCTGSKLSVQLFDEMRKRDMKGKYGAVTMCVGTGQGACGIFEFLN
- a CDS encoding 3-hydroxyacyl-CoA dehydrogenase/enoyl-CoA hydratase family protein; this translates as MSKRRIKKIAIIGSGIMGSGIACHFANIGVDVLLLDIIPRELNDKEKAKGLTLEDEVVRNRLVNDALAASIKSKPAPLYRDSFANRITTGNLEDDISKVKDVDWIMEVVVERLDIKKQVFEKLEKHRTPGTLITSNTSGIPIKFMSEGRSDDFQKHFCGTHFFNPARYLKLFEIIPGPKTDQEVLDFLNEYGEKFLGKTSVIAKDTPAFIGNRIGIFSIMSLFHAVKDLDLTIEEVDKLSGPVIGRPKSATFRTVDVVGLDTLVHVANGIKENCPKDERNELFVLPDFINTMMENKWLGSKTGQGFYKKVRKDDGSSEILSLDLNSLEYREAKRAKFATLELTKTVDKVVDRFKILVKGKDKAGEFYRKSFSSLFAYVSNRIPEITDDLYKIDDAMKAGFGWEHGPFQIWDAIGVEKGIEMMKAEGFEPNEWVNQMLASGSSSFYTVKDGATYAYDIPKKKHEKIPGQDSFIILDNIRKTSEVFKNSGVVIEDLGDGILNVEFQSKMNTIGGDVLAGLNKGIDLAEKDFAGLVVGNQAANFSVGANIGMIFMMAAEQEYDELNAAIKYFQDTMMRMRYSSIPTVAAPHGMSLGGGCELSMHADKVVAAAETYIGLVEFGVGVIPGGGGSKEMALRASDTFKKGDVQLNTLQEYFLTIGMAKVATSAYEAFDLGILQKGKDIVVVNKDMQIAVAKQHAKLMADMGYTQPVHRKDVLVLGKQALGMFLVGTDSMEDSNYISEHDMKIANKLAYVMAGGDLSEPTKVSEQYLLDLEREAFLSLCTERKTLERIQHMLTKGKPLRN